A single genomic interval of Spinacia oleracea cultivar Varoflay chromosome 6, BTI_SOV_V1, whole genome shotgun sequence harbors:
- the LOC110776241 gene encoding NDR1/HIN1-like protein 26, whose translation MNRPNHLPINRDDNVQRPYYQRTHTVRYYAHRVKESLSTRVSKFICTIFLLVFVVVGLVVFITWLGLRPHRPRFHIQQFSIPALTQAQQSAPPESALVNFNVTIRNPNHKVTIHYYSIECAVYYRDQMIGGIPLVTEEFDLESKTTRILNTGLTVTVKNHWRELQHDQAAGKTPFRLQITSTFKFEILSWDTKKHKMHANCAAQVGPTGSLLPILADTKCPVYFT comes from the exons ATGAACCGGCCGAACCACCTTCCGATCAACCGAGACGACAACGTTCAACGACCGTACTACCAACGAACCCACACGGTCCGGTACTACGCCCATCGGGTGAAGGAGAGTCTAAGCACTAGAGTCTCAAAGTTCATATGCACCATCTTTTtacttgtttttgttgttgtgggCCTGGTTGTGTTTATCACTTGGCTTGGGCTTCGTCCACATAGGCCCAGATTTCATATCCAGCAGTTTTCAATTCCGGCTTTAACTCAGGCCCAACAGTCTGCTCCCCCTGAAAGTGCTCTTGTCAATTTCAATGTTACAATCCGCAATCCAAACCATAAG GTTACAATCCACTACTATTCAATAGAATGTGCAGTTTATTACAGAGACCAGATGATTGGTGGGATCCCATTAGTAACGGAGGAGTTTGATCTAGAATCAAAAACCACAAGAATTCTTAATACGGGGTTAACGGTAACGGTAAAAAATCACTGGAGGGAGTTGCAACATGATCAAGCGGCTGGTAAAACCCCATTTCGGCTTCAGATTACATCAACCTTTAAATTTGAGATACTTTCGTGGGATACTAAGAAACATAAAATGCATGCTAATTGTGCTGCTCAAGTGGGACCTACCGGTTCTCTCTTGCCTATTTTAGCCGATACTAAATGCCCGGTTTACTTCACTTAA
- the LOC130462460 gene encoding uncharacterized protein, whose translation MRVSKKFIVWFLISLFFLGLFALVLWLDLRRQSPSFTIADISVPISNKNLQHPKIYLSLETKNPNNVYSITDDYTVVTVSYAKHILGKTDIVIGHQLKNKETPVSFQVEADVNQWRGLVKAISNSSGKSIVMLKVEIKTGIRYHNLGHTSKQHELKFEGEIKIGSDGKILGKKKKKVKLCKGSCKKVEASYQEESTERYSVLT comes from the coding sequence atgagagtaTCAAAAAAGTTCATTGTTTGGTTTCTGATAAGTTTATTCTTCTTAGGTCTCTTTGCATTAGTTCTATGGCTAGATCTGCGCCGCCAATCTCCTTCCTTCACCATTGCTGACATTTCTGTACCAATATCAAACAAAAACTTACAACACCCTAAAATATATTTATCCCTCGAAACCAAAAACCCGAACAATGTTTACAGCATCACAGATGACTACACTGTTGTGACAGTTAGTTATGCTAAACATATTCTGGGAAAAACTGATATAGTAATCGGTCATCAacttaaaaacaaagaaactccGGTATCGTTTCAGGTGGAAGCTGATGTTAATCAGTGGAGAGGTCTAGTAAAGGCGATATCAAACTCGTCAGGAAAATCAATAGTAATGTTGAAGGTTGAGATTAAGACGGGGATTAGATATCATAATCTGGGTCATACCAGTAAGCAACATGAGCTCAAGTTTGAAGGGGAGATCAAAATTGGTTCAGATGGGAAGATTttagggaagaagaagaagaaggttaAGCTCTGCAAAGGCTCATGCAAAAAGGTTGAAGCATCCTACCAAGAAGAAAGTACAGAAAGATACTCTGTATTAACCTGA